The stretch of DNA GCACGCGCCTGAAGCACCTCCCGGAGGGCGACCGCCAGGCGCTCACGCAGATGATCGAGAGCGCGACGAACAAGCTCCTCCACGCCCCGACGACCCGCCTCAAGGCCGCCGCGGGCGTGAGCGACGGCAACGACCTCGTCCGCGCCGCGCAGCACCTCTTCGACCTCCCCTCCGCGCCTGCGCCGGAGCCGTCGACCCCGAGCCTGCCCCCCTCCGCCGACGAGAGCGAGAAGCGCCTTCCTCACTGAGGCGGCTCTCGCAGCGACCCGCAGTGGGTCGACGGTGAAGCCGTCACCGCGATGATCGCTGCGCGTCCGTGTACGTGTGGCGCGTGATGCATCGATAGGTGTGTGGCCACGCGGTGGGGGTGGGGTGGGCGTGGGGTGGCGGCCGAACCTTGCCGGTCAGAGGGCGGTGGCAGCGCCGCATGCGAAGAGCTCGCCGGTGGAGATGACGGTCGTGCAACGTCAAAATGGACGAGAACGAGAGGGCAGAGGCGGGTAAGGTCGCGGGGCAATGCCGCGTCTCGTTTATGCCACGCGTCGCTCTGCGCTCGCGCTCGCGCAGTGTCGTGCCTTCGTCGCTCGTCTCAAGGAGGCGCATCCGGAGCTCGAGCTGGTGGAGGAGCAGGTCGTCACGACCGGGGACAGGATCCAGGACCGGCCGCTCTCCGAGGTCGGGGGCAAGGGGCTCTTCGTGAAGGAGATCGAAGAGGCGCTCCTCGAAGGGCGCGCGCAGATCGCGGTCCACTCGATCAAGGACGTGCCGGCAGAGTTGCCGCCCGGGCTCGCGATCGCGTGCATCCCGCGGCGGGAGGATCCGCGTGACGTCCTCGTCGCGCCGAAACATGGGACGCTCGCGGCGCTGCCGAAGGGCGCGAAGGTCGGGACGAGCTCGCTCCGGCGCGCGGCTGCGCTCCGCGCGGTGCGGGCCGATCTCGTCATCGAGTCCATTCGCGGGAACGTCGATACGCGGCTCCGCAAGGTCGACGAGGGGCAGTTCGACGCGATCGTCCTCGCGCGCGCGGGGCTCGTTCGCCTCGGGCTCGAGGCGCGCGCGACGGAGGTGCTCTCGCCCGACGTGAGCCTCCCCGCGGTGGGGCAGGGCGCGCTCGGGATCGAGTCGCGCGTCGACGACGCGGACACGAACGCGCGGCTCGCCGTCCTCGCCGACGAGACGACGAGCCGCTGCGTCCACGCGGAGCGCGGCGTCCTCATCGCGCTCGGCGCCGACTGCAAGACGCCGCTCGGCGCCTTCGCGGAGAAGATCGACGGCGTGATGCGCCTCCGCGCCTTCGTCGTCGCCCCCGACGGCACGACGACGAAGCGGGAAGAGACCGGCGCGTGGCCGGCGACCGACGCGGACGCGGCCGCTTTCGGCGATCGGCTCGGGCGCGAGCTGATCGGGGCGTGATCTGCTATCGTCGTCCGGTGCTGCGTTGGTACGTCCTGGGTGGGAGCGCGGTGTTCTTGCTCGCGGCCGCGTCGTGCGCTGACGAGTACGCGGAGGACGAGGCGCCCGGCGCGGACGGCGGCTCCGACGTCGCCGCCGACGTCGAGGAGGCGCCCGATCCCGACGGCGGGGCGGAGGCCGATGCCGAGAGCGACGTGAGCGACGCGAGCGACGCGAGCGACGCGGGCATCGACGTGGCGGAGGCCGCCGCGGACCCGACGTTCTGCACCGGCAAGTCCGCCGCGCTGTGCGTCGACTTCGAAGAGCGGATCGCGCCGCCGACAGGGTGCACGTTCCCGCCGACGCACTACGGGACGACGCGCTGGGTGGAGGGGTCGACGTCGCCCACCGCGCTCGAGGTGCTCCCGAACCTCGCCGGCGTCGACGCCGGCACGCGCGGCGCCGGCGCCTCGATCGAGTGCGCGCTCGAGAAGGTGACGACCCCGCGCCAGGTGGACGTCTCGTTCCGCTTCCGGATCGCGACGATCAAGAACGGCGCGGACTTCGCTCGTGTCGACGTCGGCGGCGGCAACGGCTTCCACCTCAACATCAGCGACGGCACGCAGGGGTATCAGCTCATCGTCTGGGTCGACGTCGCGGGCAAGGGCACGCAGAGCGCCGCGTTCCTCATCGACGGGAGCTGGCACGAGGTGACGTTCACCGCGTTCGCCGACGGCCGGCACCACCTCTTCATCGACAAGGTCCCGCGCGGTCTGGACGGCTACCTCGAACCGCTCGGCCCGCATCCGATGGCCGTGCGCCTCGGCTCGTATCTCGCGGGCCCCGCTCCGACGTCCTCCACGTACGAGATCGCGACGGTCCAGCTCGACGAGCTCGTCGTGGCGCTCCCGCCCTGATGGCGGGCCTGATGACGGGAAGGGGTTGCCTCACGGCGGGGATGGATTAGGCTCCGGCGCCCGATGAAGCGGATCCTCCTGATCGCACTCTTTGCGGGCGCTTTCATTGCGCTTTTCCCCCGCGTCGCCCTCGCCAAGAAGGCGTCGATCGGGGAGCCGCAGCGCCTCGAGGTGCCGGGCGCGTCGGACGCGTACTTCTACAAGCCGCGCGCGAAGGGCCTGCAGCCGGTCGTCATGTACCTCCACGGCCGCGGCGGGAACCCGGCCGAGGACTGCCGCAAGTGGGCCCGCGTCGCCTCGGAGTTCGGGTGGGTCGTGTGCCCGTCCGCCCCCACGACGGAGGCCGGCCGCTCGTGGGCAAGTGGCAGCGCGCAGCAGGTGGTGAACGCGACGCTGAAGTCGCTCCGCGCGAAGTACAAGTCGAAGGTCCAGCTCCGCGGCAACGTCCTCATCGGCTTCAGCGAGGGCGCGTGGGCGGCGATGAACGTCGGGCTCAACGACCAGAAGACGTGGTCGCGCTGGCTCATCCTCGGCGCGTCCGAGGCGTACTGGGGCGACGTGCGCGAGGCCCTCGACGAGGAGAAGCGCAAGGTCCAGCGCGTCTACCTCCTCACCGGCGAGAACGACGGCGTCGCCAAGAACACGGTGAAGGTCGGCGCGACGCTCAAGAAGCTCAAGGTCCCGAACAAGGTCAAGCTCGTCCCCGGCCTCGGTCACGAGGTCCCGAGCGACCGGATGATCAGCACGTATCGGCGCCCGCTCGCGTGGCTCCTCAAGTGACGCCACCAGCTTCGGCCCGCGCGCCCCTCGTCATCGGGATCGCGGGCGGCTCCGGCTCCGGGAAGAGCACCATCTCGCGGGCCGTGCTCGCGGCGCTGCCGGCCGGTCGCGGCGTCCTCTTGCAGCAGGACCACTACTACCGCTCGCAGGCGCACCTCTCGGAGAGCGATCGCGCGGCGGTCAACTACGACCACCCGGAGGCGCTCGAGCTCGACCTCCTCACCACGCACCTCGACCAGCTCCGGACCGGCCAGCCGATCCTCCGGCCGACCTACGATTTTACGATCCACGACCGGCTCAAGGAGGGCGTCCGCATCGAGCCGGCGCCGATCATCGTGGTCGAGGGGATCCTCGTCCTCGCGGACGAGCGGCTCCGGTCGCGTTTCCACGTGAAGCTGTTCGTCGATACGGATCCGGATATCCGCGTCATGCGCCGCATCCGGCGCGATCTCGAGCAACGCGGTCGCACCTTCGCGCAGGTCCGGAAGCAGTATTACGAGACGGTGAGGCCGATGCACCTCGCCTTCGTCGAGCCGTCGAAGCGCTTCGCCGACATCGTCATCCCGGAAGGCGGCCAGAACCAGGTCGCCCTCGATTTTCTCCTCAGCTTCGTGCGTCAACGCGCGAGCGAGGGCTGACGAATAACCCAAAACCTGGGTAGACTTGTCGGCTGGTAAGCCCGACGTGAGCGCGCAGACGTCCAACAAGACGAAGGCCGTCGATCTGCTGTTCCGTGCGAACGTCCTTTCGCGCACGCAGTACGAGCGGGCCATCTCTTTGCTCCACGCCACGAGCGAGCGCGCGGAGGACGTGCTCATCGACAACGAGGTCATCACCGAGCCCGACCTCCTGAAGGCGCTCGCGGCGATCTACCGCACGAACTTCGTCTCGGCGGAGAAGCTCTCCAAGGCCGACATCCCGCGCGCCACCGTGCAGATGATCCCGCGCCGCGTCGCCGAGACGCTCGGCGTGTTCCCCGTCGTCTTCGATCGCGCCGCGAACGTCCTCAGCGTCGTCACGCCCGATCCCGACAACGGGGACATGCTCCGCGAGGTGAAGCTCGTCTCCGGCGCGCGCGACGTGAAGGCCTTCGTCGCGCGACCGGCCGCGATCCACGCCGCGATCCAGAAGCATCACGCGGGGAACGTTCGGGCGTTCGAACGCTTCGAGCGCGCCTCGGCGTACGACTTCGGGCAGCAGGTCCACGCCGACGGGCGCGTCACCGCGGCGAAGGACTCGCTGAAGCGCGATCGCTCGAGCATCGACGACGACCTCGCGAACAACCCGGCCGCGTACGGCTCCGGTTACGGCTCCGAGCGCGGGATCCCCGCCGCCGCGCCGGCGCGTCGCTCGAGCCCCGACCTCGACGCCGAGGCGGCCGAGTTCATGGGCTCGGCGGCGCCGCGCGCGCGCATGCGGAGCGAGCCGGACTTCGACATGCCGCCGCAACCCACGCCGCGGCGGCAGACGATCCAGCAGCAGCCGCGTGAGGACTTCGAGCGTCCGATGCCGGTGCGCTCGCGCATGCCATCGATCGCGCAGCTCGACGATCTGCCGCCGCCGCAGGAGCCGTCCGCGCTCCACATGCAGCGCCCGCAGCCGCAGCCGACCGGCAACACGATCGACAGCGCGGGCCAGCACCCGTTCCACAACGACACGATGGTGGAGCTGCTCGCGGTGATGGTGAGCCTCCTCGAGAACGCGCGGCAGGAGCTGCGCGGTCACTCCTCGCAGGTCGCGCGCCTCCTCAAGCGCGTCGCCGAGCGCATGAACCTCGACAAGAACGACACGTTCGCGGTCGTCGTCGCGGGGCACATCCACGACATCGGCAAGATGGGGCAGTTCCACCTCACCTCGTACAACTGCAGCGAGTACGAGGGGCATCGGCAGGCGGCGCAGAAGGCGTACGACACGCCGCTCCGCTTGCTCGAGGCGGTGCGCCTCCCGCCGCTCGTCAAGAACACCGTCTTCCACATGTACGAGCGCTTCGACGGCAAGGGCTTCCCCGACAAGCTGGTCGGCAAGGAGATCCCGCTCGGCGCGCGCCTCCTCGCCGTCGCGGACACGTACGCGGACCTCACGCAGAACCCGCGCAACCCGTTCCGCAAGGTGCTCTCGCCGCAGGAGGCGATGGACGTGCTCGGGAAACACTCGGGCACGATCTTCGACGCGGCGATCCTGGACCTCTTCAAGGCGCTCGTCCTCGGCGAGGACATGAAGGCGAAGCTCCTCGCGAACCGTCATCGCGCGCTCATCATCGACAACGATCCCGAGGAGTCGACCGTCCTCGAGCTCCGGATGGTGGAGCAGGGCTTCGACGTGAAGATCGCGCGCTCCGCCGAGGCCGCGCGGCGCTTCTTCGCGATGGAGGGAGTGGAGTTCGATCTCGTCGTGAGCGAGGTCGAGCTCCCCGACACCGACGGCCTCACGTTCCTCGCCGAGGCGCGCAAGTTCTCGTGGGGGAAGGACCTCGCGTGGGTCATCCACACGAGCAAGCAGGGGCGCGAAGAGGCGCAGCGCGCGTTCGACCTCGGCGCGATGGACTTCGTGGCGAAGCCGGTCCAGGCGGACGTGCTCGTCGCGAAGATCAAGGCGATGCTCGAGCAGAAGTCGAAGACGGCGGGCAAGAACGGCGCGCCGGCGGCGAAGGGCGTCTCGGGCTCGCTGCGCGAGATGGGCCTCCCCGACATCGTGCAGGTCCTCTTCCACGGCCGAAAGACGGGCAAGCTCACCGTCAACGGCACCGGCGGCAAGGCGGGCGAGATCCACTTCCTCGAGGGCGCGATCGCGAACGCGGTGCTGGGCACCCTCTCCGGCGCCGACGCGTTCTACGCGATGGTCCGCTTCACCGACGGCGACTTCTCGCTCGATCCGAGCTTCGTCCCTCCGAAGCGCCTCGTCGCCGAGAGCGCCGAGGCGCTCCTGCTCGAGGGCATGCGGCGGATGGACGAGGGGATCTGAGCGCCGCGCGACGATCGGCGCACGCTGCTCCGCTCGGCGCACGCTGTGGCTCGCGCGTGAGGTCCTCGTCGCAAGAGACGCTCGAACGATGGCTTCGCTCCTGCGTG from Labilithrix sp. encodes:
- the hemC gene encoding hydroxymethylbilane synthase, which translates into the protein MPRLVYATRRSALALAQCRAFVARLKEAHPELELVEEQVVTTGDRIQDRPLSEVGGKGLFVKEIEEALLEGRAQIAVHSIKDVPAELPPGLAIACIPRREDPRDVLVAPKHGTLAALPKGAKVGTSSLRRAAALRAVRADLVIESIRGNVDTRLRKVDEGQFDAIVLARAGLVRLGLEARATEVLSPDVSLPAVGQGALGIESRVDDADTNARLAVLADETTSRCVHAERGVLIALGADCKTPLGAFAEKIDGVMRLRAFVVAPDGTTTKREETGAWPATDADAAAFGDRLGRELIGA
- the udk gene encoding uridine kinase — its product is MAPQVTPPASARAPLVIGIAGGSGSGKSTISRAVLAALPAGRGVLLQQDHYYRSQAHLSESDRAAVNYDHPEALELDLLTTHLDQLRTGQPILRPTYDFTIHDRLKEGVRIEPAPIIVVEGILVLADERLRSRFHVKLFVDTDPDIRVMRRIRRDLEQRGRTFAQVRKQYYETVRPMHLAFVEPSKRFADIVIPEGGQNQVALDFLLSFVRQRASEG
- a CDS encoding DUF4388 domain-containing protein, with amino-acid sequence MSAQTSNKTKAVDLLFRANVLSRTQYERAISLLHATSERAEDVLIDNEVITEPDLLKALAAIYRTNFVSAEKLSKADIPRATVQMIPRRVAETLGVFPVVFDRAANVLSVVTPDPDNGDMLREVKLVSGARDVKAFVARPAAIHAAIQKHHAGNVRAFERFERASAYDFGQQVHADGRVTAAKDSLKRDRSSIDDDLANNPAAYGSGYGSERGIPAAAPARRSSPDLDAEAAEFMGSAAPRARMRSEPDFDMPPQPTPRRQTIQQQPREDFERPMPVRSRMPSIAQLDDLPPPQEPSALHMQRPQPQPTGNTIDSAGQHPFHNDTMVELLAVMVSLLENARQELRGHSSQVARLLKRVAERMNLDKNDTFAVVVAGHIHDIGKMGQFHLTSYNCSEYEGHRQAAQKAYDTPLRLLEAVRLPPLVKNTVFHMYERFDGKGFPDKLVGKEIPLGARLLAVADTYADLTQNPRNPFRKVLSPQEAMDVLGKHSGTIFDAAILDLFKALVLGEDMKAKLLANRHRALIIDNDPEESTVLELRMVEQGFDVKIARSAEAARRFFAMEGVEFDLVVSEVELPDTDGLTFLAEARKFSWGKDLAWVIHTSKQGREEAQRAFDLGAMDFVAKPVQADVLVAKIKAMLEQKSKTAGKNGAPAAKGVSGSLREMGLPDIVQVLFHGRKTGKLTVNGTGGKAGEIHFLEGAIANAVLGTLSGADAFYAMVRFTDGDFSLDPSFVPPKRLVAESAEALLLEGMRRMDEGI